A window from bacterium encodes these proteins:
- a CDS encoding sigma-70 family RNA polymerase sigma factor, protein MKVEILLGKGKQRGFVTYDEILKEFPTIEDNVSFLDELYERLTTRGIDVLEGGNLLDTPIDDDVALKKLGYKDDSTSGESYDSIQMYLKEIGQYPLINGAQEKELAKRILAGDDEAKNLLARSNLRLVVSIAKKYVGRSPDLTLLDLIQEGNLGLFKAVDKFDWTKGFKFSTYATWWIRQAITRALADQSRTIRVPVHMVETIAKYKQVVRRLSQDLGRDPLPEEIATEMNMEVEKIYQIEKIDQNTVSLESPVGDDGDDGKSVLGDFVPDDKILSPEEDTSRRIVADQVKEILDSLPPKERKILEMRHGLVDGVTHTLEEVGKEFGVTRERIRQIEAKAHEKMRQHKKINRLRNYH, encoded by the coding sequence ATGAAGGTGGAAATTTTGCTTGGGAAAGGGAAACAGCGGGGTTTTGTAACATATGACGAAATCCTCAAAGAGTTCCCGACTATTGAAGACAACGTTTCCTTTCTTGATGAACTGTATGAACGTTTGACCACCAGGGGCATTGACGTTTTGGAAGGAGGCAATCTTTTGGATACCCCAATCGATGACGATGTTGCTCTCAAAAAGCTCGGATATAAAGACGACTCGACTTCTGGAGAATCATACGATTCGATTCAGATGTATCTTAAGGAAATCGGACAATATCCTTTGATTAACGGGGCACAAGAAAAGGAACTTGCGAAACGAATTCTCGCCGGAGATGATGAAGCAAAAAATCTCCTTGCCCGGTCAAACCTTCGTCTTGTTGTTTCAATCGCCAAAAAATATGTTGGTCGCAGTCCGGACCTCACGCTTCTCGACCTTATTCAAGAAGGGAACCTGGGCCTTTTCAAAGCGGTAGATAAGTTTGACTGGACAAAAGGTTTTAAGTTCTCAACTTACGCGACATGGTGGATCAGACAGGCAATCACGCGTGCGTTGGCCGACCAGTCCCGCACCATCCGTGTGCCGGTGCATATGGTTGAAACAATTGCGAAATACAAACAGGTGGTGCGTCGTCTTTCCCAGGACCTTGGCCGTGACCCGTTACCGGAGGAAATTGCCACAGAAATGAATATGGAAGTCGAAAAAATTTACCAAATAGAAAAAATCGACCAAAATACGGTGTCGCTTGAAAGTCCGGTGGGGGATGACGGAGACGACGGAAAATCGGTACTCGGGGACTTTGTTCCCGACGACAAAATCCTTTCACCCGAAGAAGACACTTCTCGTCGTATCGTTGCCGACCAAGTCAAAGAAATTCTCGACAGTCTTCCGCCGAAAGAAAGAAAAATTCTTGAAATGCGTCATGGTCTTGTCGATGGGGTAACGCACACTCTTGAAGAAGTCGGAAAAGAGTTCGGGGTAACCCGAGAGCGTATCCGTCAGATTGAGGCAAAAGCGCACGAAAAGATGCGTCAGCATAAAAAGATTAACCGTCTGCGCAACTATCATTAA